The Gardnerella leopoldii genomic interval CGCAAGCTCTTTAAGCACAGACGAGCGAGAAATTAAATTCGGCTCTAAAAACACTGCAGGGATTTCCAAGTCGCGCAAAATTTGCGAAAGTCTGCGCCTATCTTGCACGCTTGGCTCGCTTGAAGGGTTGATTGTTACAAATCCCGCAATATTTACGCCATAAGCTTTACCTAAGTATGCAAAAGCGTCATGCGTTGTAACCAAGTTGCGACGCTCTTTTGGAATTGACGCCACTTTTTGCCTCATATACGCGTCTACATCTAATAGCTTGTTAATGTATCGGTCCGCATTTGCGCGATATTTGCGAGCATTTTTAGGATCGACTTCACACAAGCGGTCAGCTATTGTGCGCACATAAGCAATTCCGTTTTTCACTGACTGCCATAAATGCGGATCAATATCTCCGTGAACATGTTTTCCAAGAACAGCTTGTGGAAGTTGATAGATTTTCTGCCGTGCAAATCCAAGGAATCTATAGCCTTGTTCAGCTGGAATTTCTTTTAAAGCATTAGTCGGCACTTCTACTACTACATCTCGCGGCTCATAATACACGCGCTTTGGCGCAACCGACCGCTTTTCTTGCAAAGTGTCAACTCTGTACAAAAATCCGCGTTTAGCTAAATCGTAAGCCAAATCTGCATGGCCTTGATTCAAAACTACACTAGCTCCACGCTTTTTCGCTAATTTCTGCGCGTTAATGCCAACAGCAAAACGCATAGTTGCGTTTCCTAAACTTGCAACCCTCTCGTTTTGAGCATTGAGCATATCTGCGTGAAAACCGAGAGTGTATTCTCCTGGCTTACTAAAAGCCCAACTTAAATGCGTGTGCGCGTCCGCAGGCAAATCCACATGATCTTCATCGTTAATTCCGTTTGCTGAATTAACGTAAGTTTCTACACTTCCAAAAGTGCCAGTAAGGTAAGCGAAAAGCGAACCAGGACCAGTTACTTTAGTTGCAGTTAAGCGGATCCTGTCCGAACGCTTCATGTTGTATGCTTTTGGCTTTATTACAGTAGCGCGTCCTTCTTTCGTTACAGTTGAAGGCGCGTTTGATTGCGAAGACTGAGAAACTTGAGAAGACTGCGAAGATTGCGAAGACTGCAACTTATCAGATTTCTTTTGAGATTTCTCTTCAGATTTTTGCTGCTCTTTAGCATCTTTAGCTTCTTCAACCAGCTGCGAAGTTTGGCGTTCTGTAGCAAGACCAAGCCAAATAGTGTCCAACGACACATCTTCGACCATTGGAATAATATCCGCCGCATGTTTCACGCTTTCTTCAGCAAGTTGCACATTCGGCACGCCTTTTCGCAAATTCGCATCTAAAGCAGTAATAACACCATGCTCCTCAAGCATCATGTAATTACTAAAAGCCACGTCCGCATACACAACATCTCTGATTGAACGCAATCGCGGCTCGTAAGAGTGCGGATCTGCATTATCAGGTACGATTGAACTCACATTTGCAGCATCCCCTGCTACATTCGCCACCATATCACGCAAAACGCCTGTAGTTGTAACTACATTAATGCGACCATCGCGATGTCCTGCACGATTCCCATTAGCACTACCACAAGCAGAAAGCGGCAAAATAAGCGCGACGACTGCAATTGCACCAATCGAAGAAAACAAAGTTTGCTTTACTCTTCTGGGCCTATGAATCACCCTTACACACTCCTACTACTAATAGCGCAACAGCCAGTTGAAGTTAATAAGTCCGCGATTGTAGAGATACCAAATCCCTGCACCCAAAACGCCAAGCACAGCAATAATTCCACCAGCAAGAAGCGAATAAGCAAGTAAAGGATTTCGCTTAAATAATCCTGTTACACCTTTTGCTTCAGACTTCACAACATCGTCATTATCGTTCAACTTCTGTCGGTACAAACTTTTAGCAAGCCTCTTGTTACTAATTTTTGAAACAAGACCTTTATGCTTTTTAGCTTTTCTTGGCAATTGTTTTCCAGAGTGTGAATTATTTGATCCAAAACCACGACCACCAACAAAAGAATTTCCGCCACCGACAAAACCGATTCCACGGCTGCCATGATTGCCGCCAGAATGAGGCAAATTAGCAGGTTTTGCTGGATTATGAGGTGCAGAAGGTCCACCTTTTTTGCTTTTGGTGTCCTTTTCTTCATTGTTTTCAACACCGCCAGCAGAGCCCATTGGCGTTTCTTGTGGATCTACACCAACAGCAACGTGAATATTGCGAGTTACTGTAGAATTTCCGTCAGAAGCTTGGAATTGCAATGTGTAATATCCAGGTTTGTCGAAATCCCAATTCGCATGAGCATGCGTATTTGCAGGTATTGTATAATCTGTTGCTCCTTGAGTGGAGAAAATCTCTTGATCTCCGCCGCCCAAACCTCCAAACATCCAAACGCGTACGTTTCCAGGACCTTCAACTCCTGTTAGGCTCAATTGAGTTGGCTTATGAGGATTCATAGACTGATTATTCCAACCCATCCATGGCACACCATCAATTTGTGTTTGCGGTATACGATACACGCCGTTAGTTTTACCAGCATCACCAACTGCGAATACAACTGTATCCGGGTCTCTAAAGACGTGGCTTCCTGTCACATCTTCTTGCACAGCCATATCAACTTTATTTGAATCGCCAGTATATACAGCAATATCAACATGACCGTGGTCTATAACGAGTTTGTCACCCTTGATGTCTTTGAACTTTGTCGAAGTAGATTGCTGACTTTGAGAATCTTGCTTTCCGCTTTTCGCGTTATGTTCCCCATGAATAAGACCACCGTTATTACTTCCAAAAAGTCCTCTATTACTTCCAAGAAGTCCTTGTTGTTGCATTTTTGCTCCAGGCCATGGAGTCACATACACAGTGTTGTTGTTACCGTTAATGAAGAAAGATCCGTTACTTTGTTGCACATTAATACTGTGATCCTCACTTTGAGAATCGTCATTATCATCTGAATCTTCTTCGTCATCTTCACCATCTTCATCACCATCAAAAGATGCGCCATCATAATCAGCAAAATCCCCAGCTGTTACATCATGATTAGTGACGTGGAATGTATAGACTTGCTCAGAACTTTGCTCCTCGTCACCAACGGTAGTAGTAGCCTTCATTTTTAACTTGTACACACCAGGACGGTTAAAAGACCAATACATGTGAGAATGCTTGCCACCAGTCTCAGTGATGTCAACATCTTTCGGCCATCCGTCAACAGAACCAAGCATTTTCTCATAATCGTCACCGCTGCGAGTATACATAAAAACTTCGCCGTTGTGGGGTGCTTCGATACCAGTTAATGACAGTTTGACTGTTGGGTTAACTTTTGTAGAACCAGCTCCCTCATATAACGGTCTAGTATCTAAACCAGGCCATAATGCACCAGTATTTCCAGCTCCAGATTGATCAAAGAACCAGACTACACCTTCGCGAGTTGTTGCGTAGATTTCTTTTATTATCGGATCATTCTCATCTTTGGAAAGCTGCATGATATTTTTAGAACCAACTTCAAAAATAAGTCGATTCGTATCGTAACGAGTGCCATCATGATCTTCACTTTCAAACGCATCTCCCAAGGTGCCTAATACTATGCGCTTGCTTGCACTATCAAAGAAAGTTGCAAAAACATCAGCATGACCTTTATACGCGTGACACATTACAGCTTTACTATCAGCCGCAGGTTGTGAAGCAGTTTTATCTAAGCGAGCAGCCGTACACGCTTTAAAATTAGCTTGCTTTATTGCGTCAAAATCTTTAGAAGATTTCTTTCCGCTTACAACAGTTGCGTCACTGCCATTGTCAGCAAAAGCTGCGGGAGTTCCCATCATCATGCCACACAAGCACACGCCCACCAACAAAGCGCGAGATAGTTTCTTTATACTATTACGAACCATTTTCGTCACACCATTATTTCCACTGGGTACCATCAGATTGCATATTGTCTGATTGAGAATATTGAGAATTATTAATTGGTGACATCACTGTCGTTTCTTGATCACGCACTAGATTTGACAAAGTACTGTCGCCATTTGCATTATTCACAAAATTTGCATTATTTGCATACTGTTGATTAGCTTGTGCAGAAACTTGCTTAGCAAGCGCAAGATTTCGTGCTTTCTTGCTTTTAGCTACAACTATTAGCACAAAAATCACAATAATTACGGCAATAATAGCCACAAAAATACCTACAATTTGAAGAACTAAAGCTGTATCATCACTTTTTTCAGATACTTTGTGAGAATGCTTATGCTGGTTGCGAAGGAGTTTGTGATGATTGTTAGTTTCATCTTTTGTGGATTCATCGTTGTCTTCTTCATCTTGATCCTCTTCGTCGCCTTCGCTGCCACTTGCTCCAGCAGCAGCGCCCGCACCTAAAGCAGCATTAGGATCGGTATTATCTCCAACTGCAAAATTAAGAACACGCGTATCGCTTACAGCGCGTCCGTTTTTAAGCTTTCCTGAAAAAGTAAGCTTCACATGATAAATTCCAGGCTTAGAAAACACCCAATTCACGTGAGTATGAGCGTTAGTTTCAATCCAGCTGTTTTGCGGATAACCTTTAGTACTATCCCAAAGCTGCTGTGGATTGTTATTGCCATTTTCTAAGTAAACATGCAATTTGCCTGGACCACTTACTCCTTCAAGCGAAAGGTTTGCACCACGATCGAGCTCGTTAAGCACGCCACCTTCCTGCGTATTCCAACCAAGCCACGGCACATCAGGATTCTGAGTTTGTGGAATAACATACAGCTTCGTTCCAGGCTTTTCGCCAATAAAACTGTAGGCAGCGTCATCAGGCATAGGAATTATTGAATTGCCACCTAATTTAAATACCACATTTTCTGGGTCTCGCCACACTGGTTCATCACCAGTATCATCGCGAATCTTCAATTTCCATTTGCCGTCGATTAGCGTTGGTCCAAAATCAGCATGACCTGCTTGAATCATAACTGGCTGATTGCCTTCAGTGGCATAAGCAGTTTCTTGCATTGGATTTGGTGCACATAAAGATGCAACCAAAGTTACTAAAGAAAATATGAGCGCAAGCAACGCAGTAGAATATGCATGCTTTCGTTTTACTTGCAATGTTTCATTTTGTTTGTAATTCATCATTTAAACTTTCTAGTAATAATACGAATACTATTTACAACAATTTCAATCTAGGACGTACCAAAGCACCGCATGCACCAGTTATTGTGCATAAGCCGACGCTCGCACCTGAAGCTGCAACCGCAACCCACTTAGTCGAGGAACTATCACCTTTTGTATCATCTGAATCATCTTCATACGCTTCATCAGATTCTTCGTTGTATTGCCTTGCACCTTGCAAAGCATGGTGTTCAGTATTCTTAACAAAATCAGAGTTATTGACAGAACTATTTTTGGACTTATTACCAGAATTATTATCTGTTCTTACGAAATTACGAATAGTCTGTCCACTTTTCTTAGAACTCTTGTTCTTAGTATGAGTTCCGCCAGAAGTTCGTCGCGATGAATTATGTAACGATGTTCCGCTTGAATTTTCTGTTCTTGTAAAAGAACTAGAACCAGAACTAGCACCACTTTGCGTATTATTTTTAGAATTATTCTTACGATTAGTGCGGTTAGTCTTATTGCGATTCTTCTTTGTGCGCTTGAATTTTCTGTTGGATTTCTTAAAGAAATTAGATTCGAATTGGAATCCACCATTAGAGCTAGATCCGAATAGTCCAGAATTTGCAGCACCGCCGAATACGCCTTTCAAAAAGTTCTTTCCACCAGCGAAATGCTTAGTCTTATTTTTGCGCTTATTA includes:
- a CDS encoding choice-of-anchor M domain-containing protein: MNYKQNETLQVKRKHAYSTALLALIFSLVTLVASLCAPNPMQETAYATEGNQPVMIQAGHADFGPTLIDGKWKLKIRDDTGDEPVWRDPENVVFKLGGNSIIPMPDDAAYSFIGEKPGTKLYVIPQTQNPDVPWLGWNTQEGGVLNELDRGANLSLEGVSGPGKLHVYLENGNNNPQQLWDSTKGYPQNSWIETNAHTHVNWVFSKPGIYHVKLTFSGKLKNGRAVSDTRVLNFAVGDNTDPNAALGAGAAAGASGSEGDEEDQDEEDNDESTKDETNNHHKLLRNQHKHSHKVSEKSDDTALVLQIVGIFVAIIAVIIVIFVLIVVAKSKKARNLALAKQVSAQANQQYANNANFVNNANGDSTLSNLVRDQETTVMSPINNSQYSQSDNMQSDGTQWK
- a CDS encoding choice-of-anchor M domain-containing protein; the protein is MVRNSIKKLSRALLVGVCLCGMMMGTPAAFADNGSDATVVSGKKSSKDFDAIKQANFKACTAARLDKTASQPAADSKAVMCHAYKGHADVFATFFDSASKRIVLGTLGDAFESEDHDGTRYDTNRLIFEVGSKNIMQLSKDENDPIIKEIYATTREGVVWFFDQSGAGNTGALWPGLDTRPLYEGAGSTKVNPTVKLSLTGIEAPHNGEVFMYTRSGDDYEKMLGSVDGWPKDVDITETGGKHSHMYWSFNRPGVYKLKMKATTTVGDEEQSSEQVYTFHVTNHDVTAGDFADYDGASFDGDEDGEDDEEDSDDNDDSQSEDHSINVQQSNGSFFINGNNNTVYVTPWPGAKMQQQGLLGSNRGLFGSNNGGLIHGEHNAKSGKQDSQSQQSTSTKFKDIKGDKLVIDHGHVDIAVYTGDSNKVDMAVQEDVTGSHVFRDPDTVVFAVGDAGKTNGVYRIPQTQIDGVPWMGWNNQSMNPHKPTQLSLTGVEGPGNVRVWMFGGLGGGDQEIFSTQGATDYTIPANTHAHANWDFDKPGYYTLQFQASDGNSTVTRNIHVAVGVDPQETPMGSAGGVENNEEKDTKSKKGGPSAPHNPAKPANLPHSGGNHGSRGIGFVGGGNSFVGGRGFGSNNSHSGKQLPRKAKKHKGLVSKISNKRLAKSLYRQKLNDNDDVVKSEAKGVTGLFKRNPLLAYSLLAGGIIAVLGVLGAGIWYLYNRGLINFNWLLRY
- a CDS encoding anchored repeat ABC transporter, substrate-binding protein; this translates as MFSSIGAIAVVALILPLSACGSANGNRAGHRDGRINVVTTTGVLRDMVANVAGDAANVSSIVPDNADPHSYEPRLRSIRDVVYADVAFSNYMMLEEHGVITALDANLRKGVPNVQLAEESVKHAADIIPMVEDVSLDTIWLGLATERQTSQLVEEAKDAKEQQKSEEKSQKKSDKLQSSQSSQSSQVSQSSQSNAPSTVTKEGRATVIKPKAYNMKRSDRIRLTATKVTGPGSLFAYLTGTFGSVETYVNSANGINDEDHVDLPADAHTHLSWAFSKPGEYTLGFHADMLNAQNERVASLGNATMRFAVGINAQKLAKKRGASVVLNQGHADLAYDLAKRGFLYRVDTLQEKRSVAPKRVYYEPRDVVVEVPTNALKEIPAEQGYRFLGFARQKIYQLPQAVLGKHVHGDIDPHLWQSVKNGIAYVRTIADRLCEVDPKNARKYRANADRYINKLLDVDAYMRQKVASIPKERRNLVTTHDAFAYLGKAYGVNIAGFVTINPSSEPSVQDRRRLSQILRDLEIPAVFLEPNLISRSSVLKELASEAHVKVCPIYGDAFDANVRTYADMMRANADSLAKCLK